One Verrucomicrobiia bacterium DNA window includes the following coding sequences:
- a CDS encoding LptE family protein, whose amino-acid sequence MRGGTYLVLLAALMLCGCAGYHLGPTNGQLASARSVQVTPFLNNSTEPGLADEVTSQLRKQVQRDGTLRLATEGDADLVLTGVIEQYQRRELSLQRDDVRTVRDYQISLSAHVKVIERGSGRTVLDQTVKGGTLLRVGSDLVSSERQATPLLAKDLAQKITDLLVDGGW is encoded by the coding sequence ATGCGCGGCGGAACCTATCTCGTGTTGCTGGCCGCGCTGATGCTATGCGGCTGCGCCGGGTATCACCTTGGCCCCACCAACGGACAACTGGCCAGCGCCCGCTCGGTCCAGGTCACGCCGTTTCTTAACAACTCCACCGAACCTGGGCTGGCGGACGAAGTAACATCCCAACTGCGCAAACAAGTCCAACGGGATGGCACCCTGCGCCTGGCAACCGAGGGTGACGCCGACCTGGTTCTGACCGGCGTGATCGAACAATACCAGCGGCGGGAATTGAGTTTGCAGCGGGACGATGTGCGCACCGTGCGGGATTATCAAATCTCGCTCTCCGCCCACGTCAAGGTGATCGAGCGGGGCAGCGGTCGCACCGTTCTCGATCAAACCGTCAAGGGCGGCACCTTGTTGCGGGTGGGAAGCGATTTGGTTTCCTCGGAACGGCAGGCCACGCCCTTGCTGGCCAAAGATCTGGCGCAGAAGATCACGGATTTGCTGGTGGATGGCGGATGGTGA
- the bamD gene encoding outer membrane protein assembly factor BamD, with protein MKRWSIRLLLAVFCWLVTVVHSPAPLIYQPGEGWSYEALGGEGKWQRTRAKDQLEVARTALEKKDFSTALKAARRTVRIWPLSDYAPEAQYIVARCYEEKGNDERAFKEYQKVVERYPRISLFQEVLQRQFNIANKYLAGKWFRIFGYIPAYPSMEKTVGMFTKIVQTGPYSSVAPAAQLKIGAAREKQKNYPEAVRAYERAADRYNDRPAIAADATFKAGMAYYKEAKTAEYDQSAAASAIATFTDFVTLHPQDQRVKEAQNLMEELRAEQARGSFEIARFYEKKRKIRGALIYYNEVLLLDPTSKYANDSRKRIDQLKARLGADTK; from the coding sequence ATGAAACGTTGGTCCATTCGCCTCCTGCTGGCGGTCTTTTGCTGGCTGGTCACCGTGGTGCATTCGCCGGCACCCTTGATCTACCAACCCGGCGAGGGGTGGTCTTACGAGGCGTTGGGCGGCGAGGGCAAATGGCAGCGCACCCGGGCCAAGGATCAGTTGGAAGTCGCCCGGACTGCGCTGGAGAAGAAGGATTTCTCCACGGCCCTCAAGGCCGCCCGACGGACCGTCCGCATCTGGCCCCTCTCTGACTACGCTCCCGAGGCGCAATACATCGTGGCGCGTTGCTACGAGGAAAAGGGGAATGACGAGCGGGCGTTCAAGGAATACCAGAAGGTGGTGGAGCGCTACCCGCGCATCAGCCTGTTCCAGGAGGTGCTGCAGCGCCAGTTCAACATTGCCAACAAATACCTCGCCGGAAAGTGGTTCCGGATTTTTGGTTACATCCCCGCCTACCCTTCCATGGAAAAAACCGTGGGCATGTTCACCAAAATCGTGCAAACCGGACCCTACAGTTCGGTGGCTCCCGCGGCGCAGCTCAAGATTGGCGCCGCGCGGGAGAAACAGAAAAATTATCCCGAAGCGGTCCGCGCTTATGAACGGGCTGCCGACCGTTACAATGACCGGCCCGCCATCGCCGCCGATGCCACCTTCAAGGCCGGCATGGCCTACTACAAGGAAGCCAAAACCGCGGAATACGATCAGAGCGCGGCCGCCTCGGCCATCGCCACCTTCACCGACTTCGTCACGCTCCATCCACAGGATCAACGCGTCAAGGAGGCGCAAAACTTGATGGAAGAACTGCGCGCGGAGCAGGCGCGGGGCAGTTTTGAAATCGCCCGTTTCTACGAGAAAAAGCGCAAAATCCGCGGCGCCTTGATCTACTACAACGAGGTGCTGCTGCTCGATCCAACCTCGAAATACGCCAATGATTCGCGCAAGCGAATCGATCAGCTCAAAGCCCGCCTCGGGGCGGATACCAAGTAA
- a CDS encoding sugar phosphate isomerase/epimerase family protein: MNHKFLLTLAAAFIITGLSTKAEPIPESCRTGGFAIGCQAWTWNHYTVFEGIEKTAACGGKVIELYPGQKFSADGKVKFDHNSSPEDIAQVKAALEKYGVRAVNYGVVSIPKDEAGARKVFDFAKKLGLYAITTESVDAIDTIEKLVKEYDIRVGFHDHPRRANDPGYRMWDPHYVLSVVQNRDPRIGSAADTGHWARSGLKPVDCLRILKGRIISSHLKDLNEFGKVDAHDVPYGTGVNDIKGVLDELKAQGFQGNISVEYEYHWESSMPEVAQCIGFVRGYGAAH, encoded by the coding sequence ATGAATCACAAATTCCTGCTGACTTTGGCGGCCGCATTCATCATCACCGGTCTTTCTACCAAGGCCGAGCCCATTCCGGAATCCTGCCGCACGGGCGGCTTCGCGATCGGTTGCCAGGCGTGGACGTGGAACCATTACACGGTGTTTGAGGGGATCGAGAAAACCGCGGCGTGCGGCGGCAAGGTCATCGAGCTTTATCCGGGACAAAAATTTTCCGCGGACGGGAAGGTGAAGTTTGACCACAACTCGTCGCCCGAGGACATCGCGCAGGTGAAGGCGGCCCTGGAAAAATACGGCGTGCGGGCCGTCAACTATGGTGTCGTCTCCATCCCGAAGGATGAGGCGGGCGCCCGCAAGGTGTTCGACTTTGCAAAAAAGCTGGGGCTTTACGCCATCACCACGGAATCGGTGGATGCCATCGACACGATTGAGAAGCTTGTGAAGGAATACGACATTCGCGTCGGCTTCCACGACCATCCCCGCCGGGCCAACGACCCGGGCTATCGCATGTGGGATCCGCATTATGTTCTCTCCGTCGTGCAAAACCGGGACCCGCGCATTGGCTCGGCGGCGGACACGGGACACTGGGCGCGGTCCGGTTTGAAGCCGGTGGATTGCTTGCGCATTCTCAAGGGCCGGATCATCAGTTCGCATCTGAAGGACTTGAATGAGTTCGGCAAGGTGGATGCGCACGATGTGCCCTACGGCACCGGCGTCAACGACATCAAAGGCGTGCTGGACGAACTCAAGGCCCAAGGGTTTCAGGGGAACATCTCGGTGGAATACGAATACCACTGGGAAAGCTCGATGCCGGAGGTCGCGCAATGCATCGGATTCGTGCGCGGCTACGGAGCGGCGCATTGA
- a CDS encoding 6-phosphofructokinase — translation MAELTGNLLVAQSGGPTCAINASIAGVITEAGKHEFIEEIYGGLNGILGILNEELVDLNDEKAKTIEGLRHTPAAALGTCRYKINFQKKPEQAAQDMDRLFEVFAAHNIRYFFYAGGNDSQDTSHKIHLEAVKRGYDLRVIGVPKTIDNDLPHTDNCPGYGSVIKYNSATVMEVGFDVASMATDDGSCCIIEVMGRSAGWIAAGTVLAKRGNPANPPHIILLPEIPFEEEKFLAKVKETVDAHRYCIVVVGEGIKDAHGNEVGADKTRLDAFGHPVLAGAAEELKERIQGKMNLKTRTVLLGYAQRAAAHFASLTDTTNAFAAGEAAVRAAIDGKSGYMVKIVRNLQGDGSIRWTTDLQSLEDIANVEHFLPKDWISEDGMMVNEKFIEYASPLVEGEVKFPTEGGLPKYAVLEKNKVEKKLAARI, via the coding sequence ATGGCAGAACTAACCGGAAATCTACTGGTCGCCCAGTCGGGCGGTCCCACGTGCGCGATCAACGCCAGCATCGCTGGCGTGATCACCGAGGCGGGCAAACATGAATTCATCGAGGAGATCTACGGCGGCCTCAATGGGATTCTGGGCATTCTCAACGAGGAGCTCGTTGACCTCAACGACGAGAAGGCCAAAACCATCGAAGGCCTCCGCCACACTCCCGCCGCCGCGCTCGGCACCTGCCGTTACAAAATCAATTTCCAGAAGAAGCCCGAACAGGCCGCCCAGGACATGGACCGGCTGTTTGAAGTGTTTGCCGCGCACAACATCCGCTATTTCTTCTACGCCGGCGGCAACGATTCCCAGGACACGTCCCACAAAATCCATCTCGAAGCGGTGAAGCGCGGCTACGACCTGCGCGTCATCGGCGTGCCGAAGACGATTGATAACGACCTGCCGCACACGGACAACTGCCCCGGTTACGGTTCGGTCATCAAATACAACTCCGCCACGGTCATGGAAGTCGGGTTCGATGTCGCCAGCATGGCGACCGACGACGGCTCATGCTGCATCATTGAAGTCATGGGCCGCAGCGCGGGCTGGATCGCCGCCGGCACCGTGCTTGCCAAACGCGGCAACCCCGCCAACCCGCCGCACATCATTTTGCTTCCCGAGATCCCCTTTGAAGAGGAAAAGTTCCTCGCCAAGGTGAAGGAAACCGTGGACGCCCATCGCTACTGCATCGTCGTGGTCGGCGAGGGCATCAAAGACGCGCATGGCAACGAAGTCGGCGCGGACAAGACCCGGCTCGATGCCTTCGGCCATCCGGTGCTTGCCGGCGCGGCCGAGGAACTGAAGGAACGCATCCAGGGCAAGATGAACCTCAAGACCCGCACCGTGCTGCTGGGTTACGCGCAACGCGCCGCGGCGCATTTTGCCAGCCTCACCGACACCACGAATGCCTTCGCCGCCGGTGAAGCCGCCGTGCGCGCCGCGATCGACGGCAAGAGCGGCTACATGGTGAAAATCGTGCGCAACCTGCAGGGCGACGGCTCAATCCGCTGGACCACCGATTTGCAATCGCTCGAAGACATTGCCAACGTCGAGCACTTCCTGCCCAAGGACTGGATCTCGGAAGACGGCATGATGGTGAACGAAAAGTTCATCGAGTATGCCAGTCCGTTGGTGGAAGGCGAAGTGAAGTTCCCCACCGAAGGCGGCCTGCCCAAATACGCCGTCCTCGAGAAGAACAAGGTGGAGAAGAAGCTCGCCGCGCGGATTTGA
- the recQ gene encoding DNA helicase RecQ, with amino-acid sequence MDSSRQLLPLLKQYFGFSSFRPFQAEIIGDALAGRDVFALLPTGGGKSLCFQLPALARTGLTVVISPLIALMKDQVDALQAAGAPATFLNSSLTPAEGRDRFRRLHNGEFRLLYVAPERLMLNGTLDALRQWNVRLFAIDEAHCISEWGHDFRPEYRQIAQLRPLFPDVPMMALTATATERVRSDIVKQLKLREPRCYVASFNRPNLTYRVAPKTKGYDQLLDFIRARPREAGIVYCASRATTEKLADRLNRDGVKARAYHAGLIAKERSENQELFLRDEVRVICATIAFGMGINKPNVRFVVHYDLPKNIEGYYQETGRAGRDGLPSECLLLFNAGDAVKQMRFIDEKPNPQEQQIAREQLQQMVHYAETAECRRAELLAYFGEKWNANSPARAAGHPLPVGQGEGCGGCDNCLSPRETFDGTVSAQKFLSCVYRIRQHSHFGVGLNHVVEVLTGADTEKIRKWGHQQLSTYNIGHEHTRPEWQAIGRELIRIGYLTQTNERFSTVELTREGNAVLKERRPVTLTRPMKAPVKAAHQAGEIACDEMLFERLRGLRKHLADERGVPPYIIFSDVALRQMARLYPANEFEFSRISGVGAQKLKEFSAVFLAEIAKHLTVNPRQIFADDAFTTPAPPPKPALTDTVRESLRRFRAGETVAEIANARQIVPGTVHGHLATAIEAGEAISLKALLNEDDWECITAALRGHAGASITPIHNTLDGRYDFGLLRIVRAAVNQGRNFE; translated from the coding sequence ATGGATTCCAGCCGTCAACTGCTCCCGCTGCTGAAGCAATATTTCGGCTTCAGTTCCTTCCGGCCCTTTCAAGCGGAGATCATTGGCGACGCACTGGCCGGCCGGGATGTTTTTGCGCTGCTGCCCACCGGCGGCGGCAAGTCGCTCTGCTTCCAGCTTCCGGCGCTCGCGCGCACCGGTCTCACGGTCGTCATCTCGCCGTTGATCGCGTTGATGAAGGATCAGGTGGATGCGTTGCAGGCGGCGGGCGCGCCCGCGACGTTTCTCAACTCTTCGCTGACGCCCGCCGAGGGCCGCGACCGTTTCCGCCGCCTTCACAACGGCGAATTCCGCCTGCTTTACGTCGCGCCCGAACGGCTGATGCTCAACGGCACGCTCGATGCCCTGCGTCAGTGGAACGTCCGCCTGTTCGCGATTGACGAGGCCCACTGCATCAGCGAATGGGGTCACGACTTCCGCCCCGAATACCGGCAGATCGCCCAGCTCCGCCCCCTGTTCCCCGATGTGCCGATGATGGCCCTCACGGCCACCGCCACCGAACGGGTGCGGTCGGACATCGTCAAGCAACTCAAGCTGCGCGAGCCGCGGTGCTACGTGGCGAGCTTCAACCGCCCGAACCTGACCTACCGCGTGGCGCCGAAAACCAAGGGCTACGACCAGTTGCTCGATTTCATCCGCGCCCGCCCGCGCGAAGCGGGAATCGTCTATTGCGCCTCGCGGGCCACCACGGAAAAGCTGGCCGACCGGCTAAACCGCGACGGGGTCAAGGCGCGCGCCTACCATGCGGGCCTCATCGCCAAGGAGCGCAGCGAAAACCAGGAGCTGTTTCTGCGTGACGAAGTCCGCGTGATCTGCGCAACCATCGCGTTTGGCATGGGCATCAACAAGCCAAACGTCCGCTTCGTGGTGCATTACGACCTGCCCAAAAACATCGAGGGTTATTACCAGGAAACCGGGCGCGCAGGCCGTGACGGCCTGCCCAGCGAGTGCCTGCTGCTGTTCAACGCCGGCGATGCCGTGAAGCAAATGCGGTTCATCGACGAAAAGCCGAACCCGCAGGAACAGCAAATCGCCCGCGAGCAGTTGCAGCAGATGGTGCATTATGCCGAAACCGCCGAGTGCCGGCGCGCGGAGCTGCTCGCGTATTTTGGCGAAAAATGGAACGCGAATTCGCCTGCTCGGGCCGCCGGCCATCCGCTCCCCGTCGGACAGGGGGAAGGATGCGGCGGCTGCGACAACTGCCTTTCCCCGCGTGAAACGTTCGACGGCACCGTGTCCGCGCAAAAGTTTCTCTCGTGCGTCTACCGCATCCGGCAGCACAGCCATTTCGGCGTCGGACTGAACCACGTGGTCGAAGTGCTCACCGGCGCGGACACCGAAAAGATTCGCAAGTGGGGCCATCAGCAGCTTTCCACCTACAACATCGGCCACGAACACACCCGCCCGGAATGGCAGGCCATTGGCCGTGAACTCATCCGGATCGGCTACCTGACGCAAACCAATGAACGGTTCAGCACAGTCGAGCTCACGCGCGAGGGCAACGCCGTGTTGAAGGAACGCCGGCCAGTAACACTCACGCGACCGATGAAGGCGCCGGTGAAGGCCGCGCACCAGGCCGGCGAAATCGCCTGCGATGAAATGCTCTTCGAGCGCCTGCGCGGCCTGCGCAAACATCTCGCCGACGAACGCGGCGTGCCGCCTTACATCATCTTCTCCGACGTCGCCCTGCGCCAGATGGCGCGGTTGTATCCGGCAAATGAATTCGAGTTTTCGCGCATCAGCGGCGTGGGGGCGCAAAAACTGAAGGAGTTCAGCGCCGTGTTTCTGGCCGAGATCGCCAAACATCTGACGGTCAATCCGCGGCAGATTTTTGCTGACGATGCCTTCACCACGCCGGCCCCGCCGCCGAAACCAGCGCTCACGGACACCGTGCGCGAATCCCTGCGCCGCTTCCGCGCCGGCGAAACGGTCGCGGAGATTGCGAACGCACGGCAGATTGTGCCCGGCACGGTCCATGGTCATTTAGCGACCGCCATCGAAGCCGGCGAGGCGATTTCCTTGAAGGCGCTGCTGAACGAAGACGACTGGGAGTGCATCACCGCAGCACTACGCGGACATGCTGGAGCCTCGATCACCCCCATCCACAACACATTGGATGGGCGTTATGATTTCGGCCTCCTCCGCATCGTGCGCGCCGCGGTGAATCAGGGACGGAATTTTGAGTAG